The following proteins are encoded in a genomic region of Candidatus Binatia bacterium:
- a CDS encoding universal stress protein, giving the protein MDAFKLDRVLFATDFSPNCESAFRYATALAQRFNARLYVLHVLPAAETEPSEESSGRDVAIAERGTISAMRRLRKALLARHDDYMMAAIPGQQPSRRIIEKARQLGVDLIVLGAHHGAPPPLAHDVVREVCEASPCPVICVPYLPKTNSYEGDYLRE; this is encoded by the coding sequence ATGGACGCCTTCAAACTCGACCGCGTTCTGTTTGCCACCGATTTTTCACCGAATTGCGAGTCGGCATTTCGGTATGCGACGGCTCTCGCGCAGCGTTTCAACGCCCGCCTGTACGTCCTCCACGTGCTTCCAGCAGCAGAGACCGAGCCATCAGAGGAGTCCTCGGGCCGGGACGTGGCCATCGCCGAACGGGGGACTATCAGTGCGATGCGACGGCTGCGCAAGGCCCTGCTGGCGAGGCACGATGACTACATGATGGCGGCAATTCCTGGACAACAGCCATCGCGCCGGATCATCGAAAAGGCGCGGCAGCTCGGCGTGGACTTGATCGTTCTCGGTGCCCACCATGGAGCCCCCCCACCCTTGGCTCACGATGTCGTGAGAGAGGTCTGCGAGGCCAGCCCTTGTCCAGTAATCTGCGTGCCCTATCTACCGAAAACAAATTCCTATGAAGGAGACTATCTCCGGGAGTGA
- a CDS encoding sugar phosphate nucleotidyltransferase yields the protein MQGRAERKPWAVILAGGEGTRLQELTRQITGSPIPKQYCRIMGERSMLETTLIRTLRYTPVDNTLVIINSTHLDIAREQLRPLPNRNILVQPCNRDTGPGLLFGLLALAHRDPAAIVGVFPSDHYVGDDRGFIDHVTQATRVVEQMPGKIVILGIRPDHPEPGYGYIMPAGQLASLAERGPTFHVERFHEKPPVHVARNLLRQGGLWNSFVMVFQIRRMLELIRTVMPEEFDRVWAVTDDPVKLRDVYHDLKPWNLSRDFLERIPEHLVVQRVDDVHWSDWGTRDLIERTLKKLTQKAPWQARRPVITAVAS from the coding sequence ATGCAAGGACGAGCAGAACGAAAGCCCTGGGCTGTGATACTCGCCGGAGGGGAGGGCACGCGGTTGCAGGAGTTGACCCGCCAGATCACCGGGTCCCCGATTCCCAAACAGTACTGCCGCATCATGGGCGAGCGTTCGATGCTGGAAACGACGCTGATTCGTACGCTGCGCTACACGCCGGTGGATAATACTCTTGTCATTATCAACAGCACTCACCTCGATATCGCCCGCGAACAACTCCGTCCCTTGCCGAACCGCAACATCCTCGTGCAGCCATGCAATCGCGACACCGGACCGGGGTTGCTGTTCGGGTTGCTAGCCCTGGCACACCGCGATCCAGCAGCCATTGTCGGGGTATTCCCTAGCGATCACTACGTCGGGGACGACCGCGGCTTCATCGACCACGTCACCCAGGCAACTCGCGTCGTGGAGCAGATGCCCGGCAAGATCGTTATCTTGGGCATCCGCCCGGACCACCCCGAACCCGGGTACGGCTACATCATGCCGGCCGGTCAATTGGCGTCCTTGGCCGAGCGCGGCCCTACATTCCACGTCGAGAGGTTCCACGAAAAGCCCCCCGTCCATGTGGCCCGGAATCTCCTCCGCCAGGGCGGCTTGTGGAACTCATTCGTGATGGTGTTCCAGATCCGCCGAATGCTGGAACTGATCCGGACTGTGATGCCGGAGGAGTTTGATCGCGTCTGGGCGGTAACCGACGACCCAGTGAAGCTCCGCGATGTCTACCATGACCTGAAACCCTGGAATCTCTCCCGTGATTTTCTGGAGCGGATTCCGGAGCATCTAGTCGTGCAACGGGTTGACGATGTCCACTGGAGTGACTGGGGTACGCGGGACTTGATCGAACGCACCCTCAAGAAGCTCACTCAGAAGGCGCCGTGGCAAGCACGGCGCCCCGTGATCACAGCGGTAGCCTCGTGA
- a CDS encoding c-type cytochrome, protein MLRSRHPIAIALIALACVIFGFGRGAAAKLDGGCLYRMHCASCHGPAGRGDGPDATIFAPPPPDLRDFLKRNNTKDLARRVREGLPLELTLDAAALRSQAAQVEEILAYLRRLPRINWRLVENGEAIFLCRCEECHGPHGKPGATLPPGVQRPRNLSDPGFQGSVGDTDLIRLARHGRKGMPALVPRVSEQDGRSLAAYVRLLSPGFDLYSRYCASCHGDDGNGRSSVGEVLHPPAITFDRSYFSRTDAERLRATVWHMIGQHKPSMPHYRAKLDAAQAEAIITYLKHAE, encoded by the coding sequence GTGCTCCGTTCACGACACCCGATTGCGATAGCGCTGATCGCTCTGGCGTGCGTCATATTCGGCTTCGGCCGCGGGGCGGCGGCCAAACTCGACGGTGGTTGTCTGTACCGGATGCATTGTGCCTCGTGCCACGGTCCGGCCGGCAGGGGCGACGGTCCGGATGCTACCATCTTCGCCCCACCGCCGCCCGATCTCCGGGACTTCCTGAAGCGGAACAATACGAAGGACCTGGCGCGTCGGGTGCGGGAAGGCCTGCCACTCGAGTTGACGCTTGACGCTGCAGCGCTACGGTCTCAAGCCGCGCAGGTCGAAGAGATCCTGGCCTACCTCAGGCGTCTCCCTCGCATCAACTGGCGTTTGGTGGAAAACGGAGAGGCAATCTTTCTCTGCCGCTGCGAAGAGTGTCACGGGCCGCACGGAAAACCGGGAGCAACCCTTCCGCCGGGCGTCCAACGGCCACGGAATCTCTCGGATCCTGGCTTCCAAGGATCAGTGGGAGACACCGACTTGATCCGACTGGCGCGCCATGGGCGCAAGGGCATGCCTGCGCTGGTGCCGCGAGTCAGCGAACAAGACGGGCGGTCGCTGGCTGCATACGTGCGCCTGCTTTCGCCGGGTTTTGATCTCTACTCCCGATACTGCGCCAGCTGCCACGGTGATGATGGCAACGGCAGGAGCAGCGTTGGTGAAGTCCTGCACCCGCCGGCCATCACATTCGATCGCTCCTATTTCTCCCGTACTGATGCGGAGCGGCTGCGGGCCACGGTATGGCACATGATTGGGCAGCACAAACCCAGCATGCCGCATTACCGCGCCAAGCTCGACGCGGCACAAGCCGAAGCGATCATCACGTATCTCAAGCACGCCGAGTGA
- a CDS encoding CBS domain-containing protein — translation MAKEPIIEDIMRRAPLTTTPQETLAATQAVMTREGIHQLPVVENGVLIGMLSDRDLHAHSGYLDRTKVDAAMTLGVVTVAPTDTAHRAARLLIERKINALPVVEGDRLVGIVSKTDLLRLLVNLLDQSPTARSA, via the coding sequence ATGGCCAAGGAACCGATCATTGAAGACATCATGCGGCGAGCGCCCTTGACTACTACGCCGCAAGAGACCCTTGCAGCCACGCAGGCTGTGATGACGCGGGAAGGGATACATCAGCTACCGGTGGTTGAGAACGGGGTGCTGATTGGCATGCTATCGGATCGCGACCTGCATGCGCACAGCGGATACCTCGATCGCACCAAAGTGGATGCCGCCATGACCTTGGGGGTAGTTACGGTGGCCCCGACCGATACGGCACACCGCGCCGCGCGCCTCCTGATCGAGCGGAAGATCAACGCGTTGCCGGTTGTTGAAGGCGACCGGCTCGTCGGTATCGTGTCGAAAACCGATCTGTTGCGTTTGCTCGTGAACCTGCTCGATCAATCGCCAACTGCCCGCAGTGCCTAG